One segment of Pan paniscus chromosome 20, NHGRI_mPanPan1-v2.0_pri, whole genome shotgun sequence DNA contains the following:
- the DMPK gene encoding myotonin-protein kinase isoform X1, producing MGGQFWPSEPYTVFMWGSPWEADSPRVKLRGREKGRQTEGGAFPLVSSALSGDPRFFSPTTPPAEPIVVRLKEVRLQRDDFEILKVIGRGAFSEVAVVKMKQTGQVYAMKIMNKWDMLKRGEVSCFREERDVLVNGDRRWITQLHFAFQDENYLYLVMEYYVGGDLLTLLSKFGERIPAEMARFYLAEIVMAIDSVHRLGYVHRDIKPDNILLDRCGHIRLADFGSCLKLRADGTVRSLVAVGTPDYLSPEILQAVGGGPGTGSYGPECDWWALGVFAYEMFYGQTPFYADSTAETYGKIVHYKEHLSLPLVDEGVPEEARDFIQRLLCPPETRLGRGGAGDFRTHPFFFGLDWDGLRDSVPPFTPDFEGATDTCNFDLVEDGLTAMVSGGGETLSDIREGAPLGVHLPFVGYSYSCMALRDSEVPGPTPMELEAEQLLEPHVQAPSLEPSVSPQDETAEVAVPAAVPAAEAEAEVTLRELQEALEEEVLTRQSLSREMEAIRTDNQNFASQLREAEARNRDLEAHVRQLQERMELLQAEGATAVTGVPSPRATDPPSHMAPRPWLWASARWWGQAPCTAATCCSLPGSLGLAYRRRFPCSCSPLFCLVPPPWAALGWWPTPANSPQSGAAQEPPALPEP from the exons ATGGGAGGGCAGTTTTGGCCCTCAGAACCTTACACGGTGTTTATGTGGGGAAGCCCCTGGGAAGCAGACAGTCCTAGGGTGAagctgagaggcagagagaaggggagaCAGACAGAGGGTGGGGCTTTCCCCCTTGTCTCCAGTGCCCTTTCTGGTGACCCTCGGTTCttttcccccaccacccccccagCGGAGCCCATCGTGGTGAGGCTTAAGGAGGTCCGACTGCAGAGGGACGACTTCGAGATTCTGAAGGTGATCGGACGCGGAGCGTTCAGCGAG GTAGCGGTAGTGAAGATGAAGCAGACGGGCCAGGTGTATGCCATGAAGATCATGAACAAGTGGGACATGCTGAAGAGGGGCGAG GTGTCGTGCTTCCGTGAGGAGAGGGACGTGTTGGTGAATGGGGACCGGCGGTGGATCACGCAGCTGCACTTCGCCTTCCAGGATGAGAACTACCTG TACCTGGTCATGGAGTATTACGTGGGCGGGGACCTGCTGACACTGCTGAGCAAGTTTGGGGAGCGGATTCCAGCCGAGATGGCGCGCTTCTACCTGGCGGAGATTGTCATGGCCATAGACTCGGTGCACCGGCTTGGCTACGTGCACAG GGACATCAAACCCGACAACATCCTGCTGGACCGCTGTGGCCACATCCGCCTGGCCGACTTCGGCTCTTGCCTCAAGCTGCGGGCAGATGGAACG GTGCGGTCGCTGGTGGCTGTGGGCACCCCAGACTACCTGTCCCCCGAGATCCTGCAGGCTGTGGGCGGTGGGCCTGGGACAGGCAGCTACGGGCCCGAGTGTGACTGGTGGGCGCTGGGTGTATTCGCCTATGAAATGTTCTATGGGCAGACGCCCTTCTACGCGGATTCCACGGCGGAGACCTATGGCAAGATCGTCCACTACAAG GAGCACCTCTCTCTGCCGCTGGTGGACGAAGGGGTCCCTGAGGAGGCTCGAGACTTCATTCAGCGGTTGCTGTGTCCCCCGGAGACACGGCTGGGCCGGGGTGGAGCAGGCGACTTCCGGACACATCCCTTCTTCTTTGGCCTCGACTGGGATGGTCTCCGGGACAGCGTGCCCCCCTTTACACCGGATTTCGAAGGTGCCACCGACACATGCAACTTCGACTTGGTGGAGGACGGGCTCACTGCCATGGTGAGCGGGGGCGGG GAGACACTGTCGGACATTCGGGAAGGTGCGCCGCTAGGGGTCCACCTGCCTTTCGTGGGCTACTCCTACTCCTGCATGGCCCTCAG ggACAGTGAGGTCCCAGGCCCCACACCCATGGAACTGGAGGCCGAGCAGCTGCTTGAGCCACACGTGCAAGCGCCCAGCCTGGAGCCCTCGGTGTCCCCACAGGATGAAACA GCTGAAGTGGCAGTTCCAGCGGCTGTCCCTGCGGCAGAGGCTGAGGCCGAGGTGACGCTGCGGGAGCTCCAGGaagccctggaggaggaggtgctCACCCGGCAGAGCCTGAGccgggagatggaggccatcCGCACGGACAACCAGAACTTCGCCAG TCAACTACGCGAGGCAGAGGCTCGGAACCGGGACCTAGAGGCACACGTCCGGCAGCTGCAGGAGCGGATGGAGTTGCTGCAGGCAGAGGGAGCCACAG cTGTCACGGGGGTCCCCAGTCCCCGGGCCACGGATCCACCTTCCCAT ATGGCCCCCCGGCCGTGGCTGTGGGCCAGTGCCCGCTGGTGGGGCCAGGCCCCATGCACCGCCGCCACCTGCTGCTCCCTGCCAGG GTCCCTAGGCCTGGCCTATCGGAGGCGCTTTCCCTGCTCCTGTTCGCCGTTGTTCTGTCTCGTGCCGCCGCCATGGGCTGCATTGGGTTGGTGGCCCACGCCGGCCAACTCACCGCAGTCTGGCGCCGCCCAGGAGCCGCCCGCGCTCCCTGAACCCTAG
- the DMPK gene encoding myotonin-protein kinase isoform X22, with amino-acid sequence MVLPVQHVSRGAAEAAPAAGVGPGLPGAGAPARPSPGRPPGAGRLRTGPGQVRGRLLAVGPKSRVFQSVVQEPPTSESRAEPIVVRLKEVRLQRDDFEILKVIGRGAFSEVAVVKMKQTGQVYAMKIMNKWDMLKRGEVSCFREERDVLVNGDRRWITQLHFAFQDENYLYLVMEYYVGGDLLTLLSKFGERIPAEMARFYLAEIVMAIDSVHRLGYVHRDIKPDNILLDRCGHIRLADFGSCLKLRADGTVRSLVAVGTPDYLSPEILQAVGGGPGTGSYGPECDWWALGVFAYEMFYGQTPFYADSTAETYGKIVHYKEHLSLPLVDEGVPEEARDFIQRLLCPPETRLGRGGAGDFRTHPFFFGLDWDGLRDSVPPFTPDFEGATDTCNFDLVEDGLTAMVSGGGETLSDIREGAPLGVHLPFVGYSYSCMALRDSEVPGPTPMELEAEQLLEPHVQAPSLEPSVSPQDETAEVAVPAAVPAAEAEAEVTLRELQEALEEEVLTRQSLSREMEAIRTDNQNFASQLREAEARNRDLEAHVRQLQERMELLQAEGATAVTGVPSPRATDPPSHMAPRPWLWASARWWGQAPCTAATCCSLPGSLGLAYRRRFPCSCSPLFCLVPPPWAALGWWPTPANSPQSGAAQEPPALPEP; translated from the exons ccccaaaTCCAGGGTTTTCCAAAGTGTGGTTCAAGAACCACCTACATCTGAATCTAGAG CGGAGCCCATCGTGGTGAGGCTTAAGGAGGTCCGACTGCAGAGGGACGACTTCGAGATTCTGAAGGTGATCGGACGCGGAGCGTTCAGCGAG GTAGCGGTAGTGAAGATGAAGCAGACGGGCCAGGTGTATGCCATGAAGATCATGAACAAGTGGGACATGCTGAAGAGGGGCGAG GTGTCGTGCTTCCGTGAGGAGAGGGACGTGTTGGTGAATGGGGACCGGCGGTGGATCACGCAGCTGCACTTCGCCTTCCAGGATGAGAACTACCTG TACCTGGTCATGGAGTATTACGTGGGCGGGGACCTGCTGACACTGCTGAGCAAGTTTGGGGAGCGGATTCCAGCCGAGATGGCGCGCTTCTACCTGGCGGAGATTGTCATGGCCATAGACTCGGTGCACCGGCTTGGCTACGTGCACAG GGACATCAAACCCGACAACATCCTGCTGGACCGCTGTGGCCACATCCGCCTGGCCGACTTCGGCTCTTGCCTCAAGCTGCGGGCAGATGGAACG GTGCGGTCGCTGGTGGCTGTGGGCACCCCAGACTACCTGTCCCCCGAGATCCTGCAGGCTGTGGGCGGTGGGCCTGGGACAGGCAGCTACGGGCCCGAGTGTGACTGGTGGGCGCTGGGTGTATTCGCCTATGAAATGTTCTATGGGCAGACGCCCTTCTACGCGGATTCCACGGCGGAGACCTATGGCAAGATCGTCCACTACAAG GAGCACCTCTCTCTGCCGCTGGTGGACGAAGGGGTCCCTGAGGAGGCTCGAGACTTCATTCAGCGGTTGCTGTGTCCCCCGGAGACACGGCTGGGCCGGGGTGGAGCAGGCGACTTCCGGACACATCCCTTCTTCTTTGGCCTCGACTGGGATGGTCTCCGGGACAGCGTGCCCCCCTTTACACCGGATTTCGAAGGTGCCACCGACACATGCAACTTCGACTTGGTGGAGGACGGGCTCACTGCCATGGTGAGCGGGGGCGGG GAGACACTGTCGGACATTCGGGAAGGTGCGCCGCTAGGGGTCCACCTGCCTTTCGTGGGCTACTCCTACTCCTGCATGGCCCTCAG ggACAGTGAGGTCCCAGGCCCCACACCCATGGAACTGGAGGCCGAGCAGCTGCTTGAGCCACACGTGCAAGCGCCCAGCCTGGAGCCCTCGGTGTCCCCACAGGATGAAACA GCTGAAGTGGCAGTTCCAGCGGCTGTCCCTGCGGCAGAGGCTGAGGCCGAGGTGACGCTGCGGGAGCTCCAGGaagccctggaggaggaggtgctCACCCGGCAGAGCCTGAGccgggagatggaggccatcCGCACGGACAACCAGAACTTCGCCAG TCAACTACGCGAGGCAGAGGCTCGGAACCGGGACCTAGAGGCACACGTCCGGCAGCTGCAGGAGCGGATGGAGTTGCTGCAGGCAGAGGGAGCCACAG cTGTCACGGGGGTCCCCAGTCCCCGGGCCACGGATCCACCTTCCCAT ATGGCCCCCCGGCCGTGGCTGTGGGCCAGTGCCCGCTGGTGGGGCCAGGCCCCATGCACCGCCGCCACCTGCTGCTCCCTGCCAGG GTCCCTAGGCCTGGCCTATCGGAGGCGCTTTCCCTGCTCCTGTTCGCCGTTGTTCTGTCTCGTGCCGCCGCCATGGGCTGCATTGGGTTGGTGGCCCACGCCGGCCAACTCACCGCAGTCTGGCGCCGCCCAGGAGCCGCCCGCGCTCCCTGAACCCTAG
- the DMPK gene encoding myotonin-protein kinase isoform X21, whose amino-acid sequence MEYYVGGDLLTLLSKFGERIPAEMARFYLAEIVMAIDSVHRLGYVHRDIKPDNILLDRCGHIRLADFGSCLKLRADGTVRSLVAVGTPDYLSPEILQAVGGGPGTGSYGPECDWWALGVFAYEMFYGQTPFYADSTAETYGKIVHYKEHLSLPLVDEGVPEEARDFIQRLLCPPETRLGRGGAGDFRTHPFFFGLDWDGLRDSVPPFTPDFEGATDTCNFDLVEDGLTAMVSGGGETLSDIREGAPLGVHLPFVGYSYSCMALRDSEVPGPTPMELEAEQLLEPHVQAPSLEPSVSPQDETAEVAVPAAVPAAEAEAEVTLRELQEALEEEVLTRQSLSREMEAIRTDNQNFASQLREAEARNRDLEAHVRQLQERMELLQAEGATAVTGVPSPRATDPPSHMAPRPWLWASARWWGQAPCTAATCCSLPGSLGLAYRRRFPCSCSPLFCLVPPPWAALGWWPTPANSPQSGAAQEPPALPEP is encoded by the exons ATGGAGTATTACGTGGGCGGGGACCTGCTGACACTGCTGAGCAAGTTTGGGGAGCGGATTCCAGCCGAGATGGCGCGCTTCTACCTGGCGGAGATTGTCATGGCCATAGACTCGGTGCACCGGCTTGGCTACGTGCACAG GGACATCAAACCCGACAACATCCTGCTGGACCGCTGTGGCCACATCCGCCTGGCCGACTTCGGCTCTTGCCTCAAGCTGCGGGCAGATGGAACG GTGCGGTCGCTGGTGGCTGTGGGCACCCCAGACTACCTGTCCCCCGAGATCCTGCAGGCTGTGGGCGGTGGGCCTGGGACAGGCAGCTACGGGCCCGAGTGTGACTGGTGGGCGCTGGGTGTATTCGCCTATGAAATGTTCTATGGGCAGACGCCCTTCTACGCGGATTCCACGGCGGAGACCTATGGCAAGATCGTCCACTACAAG GAGCACCTCTCTCTGCCGCTGGTGGACGAAGGGGTCCCTGAGGAGGCTCGAGACTTCATTCAGCGGTTGCTGTGTCCCCCGGAGACACGGCTGGGCCGGGGTGGAGCAGGCGACTTCCGGACACATCCCTTCTTCTTTGGCCTCGACTGGGATGGTCTCCGGGACAGCGTGCCCCCCTTTACACCGGATTTCGAAGGTGCCACCGACACATGCAACTTCGACTTGGTGGAGGACGGGCTCACTGCCATGGTGAGCGGGGGCGGG GAGACACTGTCGGACATTCGGGAAGGTGCGCCGCTAGGGGTCCACCTGCCTTTCGTGGGCTACTCCTACTCCTGCATGGCCCTCAG ggACAGTGAGGTCCCAGGCCCCACACCCATGGAACTGGAGGCCGAGCAGCTGCTTGAGCCACACGTGCAAGCGCCCAGCCTGGAGCCCTCGGTGTCCCCACAGGATGAAACA GCTGAAGTGGCAGTTCCAGCGGCTGTCCCTGCGGCAGAGGCTGAGGCCGAGGTGACGCTGCGGGAGCTCCAGGaagccctggaggaggaggtgctCACCCGGCAGAGCCTGAGccgggagatggaggccatcCGCACGGACAACCAGAACTTCGCCAG TCAACTACGCGAGGCAGAGGCTCGGAACCGGGACCTAGAGGCACACGTCCGGCAGCTGCAGGAGCGGATGGAGTTGCTGCAGGCAGAGGGAGCCACAG cTGTCACGGGGGTCCCCAGTCCCCGGGCCACGGATCCACCTTCCCAT ATGGCCCCCCGGCCGTGGCTGTGGGCCAGTGCCCGCTGGTGGGGCCAGGCCCCATGCACCGCCGCCACCTGCTGCTCCCTGCCAGG GTCCCTAGGCCTGGCCTATCGGAGGCGCTTTCCCTGCTCCTGTTCGCCGTTGTTCTGTCTCGTGCCGCCGCCATGGGCTGCATTGGGTTGGTGGCCCACGCCGGCCAACTCACCGCAGTCTGGCGCCGCCCAGGAGCCGCCCGCGCTCCCTGAACCCTAG
- the DMPK gene encoding myotonin-protein kinase isoform X7, which produces MSAEVRLRRLQQLVLDPGFLGLEPLLDLLLGVHQELGASELAQDKYVADFLQWAEPIVVRLKEVRLQRDDFEILKVIGRGAFSEVAVVKMKQTGQVYAMKIMNKWDMLKRGEVSCFREERDVLVNGDRRWITQLHFAFQDENYLYLVMEYYVGGDLLTLLSKFGERIPAEMARFYLAEIVMAIDSVHRLGYVHRDIKPDNILLDRCGHIRLADFGSCLKLRADGTVRSLVAVGTPDYLSPEILQAVGGGPGTGSYGPECDWWALGVFAYEMFYGQTPFYADSTAETYGKIVHYKEHLSLPLVDEGVPEEARDFIQRLLCPPETRLGRGGAGDFRTHPFFFGLDWDGLRDSVPPFTPDFEGATDTCNFDLVEDGLTAMETLSDIREGAPLGVHLPFVGYSYSCMALRDSEVPGPTPMELEAEQLLEPHVQAPSLEPSVSPQDETAEVAVPAAVPAAEAEAEVTLRELQEALEEEVLTRQSLSREMEAIRTDNQNFASQLREAEARNRDLEAHVRQLQERMELLQAEGATAVTGVPSPRATDPPSHMAPRPWLWASARWWGQAPCTAATCCSLPGSLGLAYRRRFPCSCSPLFCLVPPPWAALGWWPTPANSPQSGAAQEPPALPEP; this is translated from the exons CGGAGCCCATCGTGGTGAGGCTTAAGGAGGTCCGACTGCAGAGGGACGACTTCGAGATTCTGAAGGTGATCGGACGCGGAGCGTTCAGCGAG GTAGCGGTAGTGAAGATGAAGCAGACGGGCCAGGTGTATGCCATGAAGATCATGAACAAGTGGGACATGCTGAAGAGGGGCGAG GTGTCGTGCTTCCGTGAGGAGAGGGACGTGTTGGTGAATGGGGACCGGCGGTGGATCACGCAGCTGCACTTCGCCTTCCAGGATGAGAACTACCTG TACCTGGTCATGGAGTATTACGTGGGCGGGGACCTGCTGACACTGCTGAGCAAGTTTGGGGAGCGGATTCCAGCCGAGATGGCGCGCTTCTACCTGGCGGAGATTGTCATGGCCATAGACTCGGTGCACCGGCTTGGCTACGTGCACAG GGACATCAAACCCGACAACATCCTGCTGGACCGCTGTGGCCACATCCGCCTGGCCGACTTCGGCTCTTGCCTCAAGCTGCGGGCAGATGGAACG GTGCGGTCGCTGGTGGCTGTGGGCACCCCAGACTACCTGTCCCCCGAGATCCTGCAGGCTGTGGGCGGTGGGCCTGGGACAGGCAGCTACGGGCCCGAGTGTGACTGGTGGGCGCTGGGTGTATTCGCCTATGAAATGTTCTATGGGCAGACGCCCTTCTACGCGGATTCCACGGCGGAGACCTATGGCAAGATCGTCCACTACAAG GAGCACCTCTCTCTGCCGCTGGTGGACGAAGGGGTCCCTGAGGAGGCTCGAGACTTCATTCAGCGGTTGCTGTGTCCCCCGGAGACACGGCTGGGCCGGGGTGGAGCAGGCGACTTCCGGACACATCCCTTCTTCTTTGGCCTCGACTGGGATGGTCTCCGGGACAGCGTGCCCCCCTTTACACCGGATTTCGAAGGTGCCACCGACACATGCAACTTCGACTTGGTGGAGGACGGGCTCACTGCCATG GAGACACTGTCGGACATTCGGGAAGGTGCGCCGCTAGGGGTCCACCTGCCTTTCGTGGGCTACTCCTACTCCTGCATGGCCCTCAG ggACAGTGAGGTCCCAGGCCCCACACCCATGGAACTGGAGGCCGAGCAGCTGCTTGAGCCACACGTGCAAGCGCCCAGCCTGGAGCCCTCGGTGTCCCCACAGGATGAAACA GCTGAAGTGGCAGTTCCAGCGGCTGTCCCTGCGGCAGAGGCTGAGGCCGAGGTGACGCTGCGGGAGCTCCAGGaagccctggaggaggaggtgctCACCCGGCAGAGCCTGAGccgggagatggaggccatcCGCACGGACAACCAGAACTTCGCCAG TCAACTACGCGAGGCAGAGGCTCGGAACCGGGACCTAGAGGCACACGTCCGGCAGCTGCAGGAGCGGATGGAGTTGCTGCAGGCAGAGGGAGCCACAG cTGTCACGGGGGTCCCCAGTCCCCGGGCCACGGATCCACCTTCCCAT ATGGCCCCCCGGCCGTGGCTGTGGGCCAGTGCCCGCTGGTGGGGCCAGGCCCCATGCACCGCCGCCACCTGCTGCTCCCTGCCAGG GTCCCTAGGCCTGGCCTATCGGAGGCGCTTTCCCTGCTCCTGTTCGCCGTTGTTCTGTCTCGTGCCGCCGCCATGGGCTGCATTGGGTTGGTGGCCCACGCCGGCCAACTCACCGCAGTCTGGCGCCGCCCAGGAGCCGCCCGCGCTCCCTGAACCCTAG
- the DMPK gene encoding myotonin-protein kinase isoform X10, translating to MLPLSPCPVPSPSPKSRVFQSVVQEPPTSESRAEPIVVRLKEVRLQRDDFEILKVIGRGAFSEVAVVKMKQTGQVYAMKIMNKWDMLKRGEVSCFREERDVLVNGDRRWITQLHFAFQDENYLYLVMEYYVGGDLLTLLSKFGERIPAEMARFYLAEIVMAIDSVHRLGYVHRDIKPDNILLDRCGHIRLADFGSCLKLRADGTVRSLVAVGTPDYLSPEILQAVGGGPGTGSYGPECDWWALGVFAYEMFYGQTPFYADSTAETYGKIVHYKEHLSLPLVDEGVPEEARDFIQRLLCPPETRLGRGGAGDFRTHPFFFGLDWDGLRDSVPPFTPDFEGATDTCNFDLVEDGLTAMVSGGGETLSDIREGAPLGVHLPFVGYSYSCMALRDSEVPGPTPMELEAEQLLEPHVQAPSLEPSVSPQDETAEVAVPAAVPAAEAEAEVTLRELQEALEEEVLTRQSLSREMEAIRTDNQNFASQLREAEARNRDLEAHVRQLQERMELLQAEGATAVTGVPSPRATDPPSHMAPRPWLWASARWWGQAPCTAATCCSLPGSLGLAYRRRFPCSCSPLFCLVPPPWAALGWWPTPANSPQSGAAQEPPALPEP from the exons ATGCTGCCTTTGTCTCCCTGTCCTgttccttcccccagccccaaaTCCAGGGTTTTCCAAAGTGTGGTTCAAGAACCACCTACATCTGAATCTAGAG CGGAGCCCATCGTGGTGAGGCTTAAGGAGGTCCGACTGCAGAGGGACGACTTCGAGATTCTGAAGGTGATCGGACGCGGAGCGTTCAGCGAG GTAGCGGTAGTGAAGATGAAGCAGACGGGCCAGGTGTATGCCATGAAGATCATGAACAAGTGGGACATGCTGAAGAGGGGCGAG GTGTCGTGCTTCCGTGAGGAGAGGGACGTGTTGGTGAATGGGGACCGGCGGTGGATCACGCAGCTGCACTTCGCCTTCCAGGATGAGAACTACCTG TACCTGGTCATGGAGTATTACGTGGGCGGGGACCTGCTGACACTGCTGAGCAAGTTTGGGGAGCGGATTCCAGCCGAGATGGCGCGCTTCTACCTGGCGGAGATTGTCATGGCCATAGACTCGGTGCACCGGCTTGGCTACGTGCACAG GGACATCAAACCCGACAACATCCTGCTGGACCGCTGTGGCCACATCCGCCTGGCCGACTTCGGCTCTTGCCTCAAGCTGCGGGCAGATGGAACG GTGCGGTCGCTGGTGGCTGTGGGCACCCCAGACTACCTGTCCCCCGAGATCCTGCAGGCTGTGGGCGGTGGGCCTGGGACAGGCAGCTACGGGCCCGAGTGTGACTGGTGGGCGCTGGGTGTATTCGCCTATGAAATGTTCTATGGGCAGACGCCCTTCTACGCGGATTCCACGGCGGAGACCTATGGCAAGATCGTCCACTACAAG GAGCACCTCTCTCTGCCGCTGGTGGACGAAGGGGTCCCTGAGGAGGCTCGAGACTTCATTCAGCGGTTGCTGTGTCCCCCGGAGACACGGCTGGGCCGGGGTGGAGCAGGCGACTTCCGGACACATCCCTTCTTCTTTGGCCTCGACTGGGATGGTCTCCGGGACAGCGTGCCCCCCTTTACACCGGATTTCGAAGGTGCCACCGACACATGCAACTTCGACTTGGTGGAGGACGGGCTCACTGCCATGGTGAGCGGGGGCGGG GAGACACTGTCGGACATTCGGGAAGGTGCGCCGCTAGGGGTCCACCTGCCTTTCGTGGGCTACTCCTACTCCTGCATGGCCCTCAG ggACAGTGAGGTCCCAGGCCCCACACCCATGGAACTGGAGGCCGAGCAGCTGCTTGAGCCACACGTGCAAGCGCCCAGCCTGGAGCCCTCGGTGTCCCCACAGGATGAAACA GCTGAAGTGGCAGTTCCAGCGGCTGTCCCTGCGGCAGAGGCTGAGGCCGAGGTGACGCTGCGGGAGCTCCAGGaagccctggaggaggaggtgctCACCCGGCAGAGCCTGAGccgggagatggaggccatcCGCACGGACAACCAGAACTTCGCCAG TCAACTACGCGAGGCAGAGGCTCGGAACCGGGACCTAGAGGCACACGTCCGGCAGCTGCAGGAGCGGATGGAGTTGCTGCAGGCAGAGGGAGCCACAG cTGTCACGGGGGTCCCCAGTCCCCGGGCCACGGATCCACCTTCCCAT ATGGCCCCCCGGCCGTGGCTGTGGGCCAGTGCCCGCTGGTGGGGCCAGGCCCCATGCACCGCCGCCACCTGCTGCTCCCTGCCAGG GTCCCTAGGCCTGGCCTATCGGAGGCGCTTTCCCTGCTCCTGTTCGCCGTTGTTCTGTCTCGTGCCGCCGCCATGGGCTGCATTGGGTTGGTGGCCCACGCCGGCCAACTCACCGCAGTCTGGCGCCGCCCAGGAGCCGCCCGCGCTCCCTGAACCCTAG
- the DMPK gene encoding myotonin-protein kinase isoform X3 has product MGGQFWPSEPYTVFMWGSPWEADSPRVKLRGREKGRQTEGGAFPLVSSALSGDPRFFSPTTPPAEPIVVRLKEVRLQRDDFEILKVIGRGAFSEVAVVKMKQTGQVYAMKIMNKWDMLKRGEVSCFREERDVLVNGDRRWITQLHFAFQDENYLYLVMEYYVGGDLLTLLSKFGERIPAEMARFYLAEIVMAIDSVHRLGYVHRDIKPDNILLDRCGHIRLADFGSCLKLRADGTVRSLVAVGTPDYLSPEILQAVGGGPGTGSYGPECDWWALGVFAYEMFYGQTPFYADSTAETYGKIVHYKEHLSLPLVDEGVPEEARDFIQRLLCPPETRLGRGGAGDFRTHPFFFGLDWDGLRDSVPPFTPDFEGATDTCNFDLVEDGLTAMETLSDIREGAPLGVHLPFVGYSYSCMALRDSEVPGPTPMELEAEQLLEPHVQAPSLEPSVSPQDETAEVAVPAAVPAAEAEAEVTLRELQEALEEEVLTRQSLSREMEAIRTDNQNFASQLREAEARNRDLEAHVRQLQERMELLQAEGATAVTGVPSPRATDPPSHMAPRPWLWASARWWGQAPCTAATCCSLPGSLGLAYRRRFPCSCSPLFCLVPPPWAALGWWPTPANSPQSGAAQEPPALPEP; this is encoded by the exons ATGGGAGGGCAGTTTTGGCCCTCAGAACCTTACACGGTGTTTATGTGGGGAAGCCCCTGGGAAGCAGACAGTCCTAGGGTGAagctgagaggcagagagaaggggagaCAGACAGAGGGTGGGGCTTTCCCCCTTGTCTCCAGTGCCCTTTCTGGTGACCCTCGGTTCttttcccccaccacccccccagCGGAGCCCATCGTGGTGAGGCTTAAGGAGGTCCGACTGCAGAGGGACGACTTCGAGATTCTGAAGGTGATCGGACGCGGAGCGTTCAGCGAG GTAGCGGTAGTGAAGATGAAGCAGACGGGCCAGGTGTATGCCATGAAGATCATGAACAAGTGGGACATGCTGAAGAGGGGCGAG GTGTCGTGCTTCCGTGAGGAGAGGGACGTGTTGGTGAATGGGGACCGGCGGTGGATCACGCAGCTGCACTTCGCCTTCCAGGATGAGAACTACCTG TACCTGGTCATGGAGTATTACGTGGGCGGGGACCTGCTGACACTGCTGAGCAAGTTTGGGGAGCGGATTCCAGCCGAGATGGCGCGCTTCTACCTGGCGGAGATTGTCATGGCCATAGACTCGGTGCACCGGCTTGGCTACGTGCACAG GGACATCAAACCCGACAACATCCTGCTGGACCGCTGTGGCCACATCCGCCTGGCCGACTTCGGCTCTTGCCTCAAGCTGCGGGCAGATGGAACG GTGCGGTCGCTGGTGGCTGTGGGCACCCCAGACTACCTGTCCCCCGAGATCCTGCAGGCTGTGGGCGGTGGGCCTGGGACAGGCAGCTACGGGCCCGAGTGTGACTGGTGGGCGCTGGGTGTATTCGCCTATGAAATGTTCTATGGGCAGACGCCCTTCTACGCGGATTCCACGGCGGAGACCTATGGCAAGATCGTCCACTACAAG GAGCACCTCTCTCTGCCGCTGGTGGACGAAGGGGTCCCTGAGGAGGCTCGAGACTTCATTCAGCGGTTGCTGTGTCCCCCGGAGACACGGCTGGGCCGGGGTGGAGCAGGCGACTTCCGGACACATCCCTTCTTCTTTGGCCTCGACTGGGATGGTCTCCGGGACAGCGTGCCCCCCTTTACACCGGATTTCGAAGGTGCCACCGACACATGCAACTTCGACTTGGTGGAGGACGGGCTCACTGCCATG GAGACACTGTCGGACATTCGGGAAGGTGCGCCGCTAGGGGTCCACCTGCCTTTCGTGGGCTACTCCTACTCCTGCATGGCCCTCAG ggACAGTGAGGTCCCAGGCCCCACACCCATGGAACTGGAGGCCGAGCAGCTGCTTGAGCCACACGTGCAAGCGCCCAGCCTGGAGCCCTCGGTGTCCCCACAGGATGAAACA GCTGAAGTGGCAGTTCCAGCGGCTGTCCCTGCGGCAGAGGCTGAGGCCGAGGTGACGCTGCGGGAGCTCCAGGaagccctggaggaggaggtgctCACCCGGCAGAGCCTGAGccgggagatggaggccatcCGCACGGACAACCAGAACTTCGCCAG TCAACTACGCGAGGCAGAGGCTCGGAACCGGGACCTAGAGGCACACGTCCGGCAGCTGCAGGAGCGGATGGAGTTGCTGCAGGCAGAGGGAGCCACAG cTGTCACGGGGGTCCCCAGTCCCCGGGCCACGGATCCACCTTCCCAT ATGGCCCCCCGGCCGTGGCTGTGGGCCAGTGCCCGCTGGTGGGGCCAGGCCCCATGCACCGCCGCCACCTGCTGCTCCCTGCCAGG GTCCCTAGGCCTGGCCTATCGGAGGCGCTTTCCCTGCTCCTGTTCGCCGTTGTTCTGTCTCGTGCCGCCGCCATGGGCTGCATTGGGTTGGTGGCCCACGCCGGCCAACTCACCGCAGTCTGGCGCCGCCCAGGAGCCGCCCGCGCTCCCTGAACCCTAG